In one Spirosoma rigui genomic region, the following are encoded:
- a CDS encoding transketolase family protein: MKKYEYTEKKDTRSGFGAGIAELGRSNPNVIALTADLAGSLKLDTFIKENPERFVQCGIAEANMIGVSAGLTIGGKIPFATTFANFATGRVYDQIRQSVAYSNKNVKICASHAGVTLGEDGATHQILEDLGMMKMLPNMTVINPCDYNQTKAATIAIAEHEGPVYLRFGRPVIPVFSPADQKFEIGKAWHVNEGSDVSIFCTGHLVWESIKAGEILAAEGIESDIINIHTIKPLDEAAILASIKKTGCAVSAEEHMLNGGLGDSVAQVLARNFPAPLEYIGVHDTFGESGTPDELMQKYGLTADKIVEQVKKVIARK; encoded by the coding sequence ATGAAAAAATACGAATACACTGAGAAAAAAGATACCCGCTCGGGTTTTGGCGCGGGCATTGCGGAACTAGGACGCTCGAACCCCAATGTGATCGCCCTCACCGCCGACCTGGCTGGTTCACTCAAACTCGATACGTTCATCAAGGAGAACCCCGAACGCTTCGTGCAGTGCGGCATTGCCGAAGCCAATATGATTGGCGTATCGGCGGGTCTGACCATTGGCGGCAAAATTCCCTTCGCTACCACCTTTGCCAATTTCGCTACGGGTCGGGTGTATGACCAGATCCGGCAGTCGGTGGCCTACTCCAACAAGAACGTCAAGATATGCGCTTCCCACGCGGGCGTAACGCTGGGCGAAGACGGGGCTACGCACCAGATTCTGGAAGACCTGGGCATGATGAAAATGCTGCCCAACATGACCGTTATCAACCCCTGCGACTATAACCAGACGAAAGCCGCTACCATTGCCATCGCCGAACATGAAGGTCCGGTATACCTGCGCTTTGGCCGGCCGGTTATTCCCGTTTTCAGCCCCGCCGATCAGAAATTCGAAATTGGCAAAGCGTGGCACGTAAACGAAGGCTCCGACGTATCGATCTTCTGCACAGGTCACCTCGTCTGGGAATCCATCAAAGCAGGTGAAATCCTGGCAGCCGAAGGGATCGAATCGGATATCATCAATATCCACACGATCAAACCCCTCGACGAAGCGGCCATTCTGGCGTCGATCAAGAAAACAGGTTGTGCCGTATCGGCCGAAGAACACATGCTCAACGGTGGTCTGGGTGACAGCGTAGCGCAGGTACTGGCCCGCAATTTCCCCGCCCCGCTCGAATACATCGGGGTTCATGATACCTTTGGCGAAAGCGGTACTCCCGATGAGCTGATGCAGAAGTACGGATTGACCGCCGACAAGATTGTTGAGCAGGTGAAAAAAGTAATAGCCAGAAAGTAG